The Hymenobacter oligotrophus genome segment GGCGCGGGCCGCCAAACAGGCGTTGCACCAGGCGCCCCACACGCAAGCGGCCCGCAAACTGCCGCTGCCACGCGCGGGTGTAGCTGGCTTCCAATGCTGGGCGCGTGAGCTGGCCGCCTAGGTAGCAGTGGGCGTGCTCGGCCGCCAGGGCCGCGCCGTGCATGGCCATGGCCATGCCGTTGCCGCACAAGGGCGTAATCAGCCCGGCCGCGTCGCCGCACATCAGCACGTGCTGCTCCACGCAAGTTTTTGGGGCAAAGGAAATTTCGTTGATGACCTCGGGCTGCGCATACAGGCGCTCGGCTTCGGTGAGCACCTGCCGCAGGTGCGGGTTTTGGGCCAGCACCTCGGCCTCGAGCGCGGGTATGCTGCCGTGGCGGCGCAACTGCTCGCGGGTGGTGAGGTAGCAGAAACAGTACCGATCGGCCTCGATGGCCGAAAGCCCCGCATAGCCATCGGCAAAGTTGTGCAGGGCAATGAGGTTGCGCGGGAAGTCGAGCCGCAGGTGGTACTTAACGCCTACGTAGGGCGAGCGTTGCCGGAAAAAGGCACGCTCGAGCTGCCGGTCGAGGGTGGCGCGTTTGCCGTAGGCACCCAGCACCACGCGGGCCGCTAGTTGCTGCCCATCGGCTAGGGCAACGGCAAATCGATCGGCATCGGGCTCGAAGCTGACGTTGCTGGCAGTAGCGCCCAACCAAAACTGCACGCCGCGGGCCGTTGCCAGCTGGTACAAGTATTCGTCGAGGGCATAGCGGCTCACGCCGAAGCCGCCTAGGTCGAGGTGGGCCGTGAGGGTGCGGCCACCCGGCGCCGACACTAAAAATTGTTCAATTTGGGCCGGCTGCAGCGGGGCCGGGTCGGCGCCTAGGCGCCGCAGGTACGGCAGTACTTCGTTCGACACGTACTCGCCGCACACCCGGTGAAACGGGTAGTGCCGCCGCTCTACCAGCGCCACCTGCCAACCCCGGCCAGCTAAGTCGAGAGCGGCGGTGAGTCCGGCCAGGCCGCCTCCGATAATGAGTACATCAACAGCAGAAACAGGCCGGTTGGTGGGCAAAGCGAAAA includes the following:
- a CDS encoding NAD(P)/FAD-dependent oxidoreductase, which codes for MPTNRPVSAVDVLIIGGGLAGLTAALDLAGRGWQVALVERRHYPFHRVCGEYVSNEVLPYLRRLGADPAPLQPAQIEQFLVSAPGGRTLTAHLDLGGFGVSRYALDEYLYQLATARGVQFWLGATASNVSFEPDADRFAVALADGQQLAARVVLGAYGKRATLDRQLERAFFRQRSPYVGVKYHLRLDFPRNLIALHNFADGYAGLSAIEADRYCFCYLTTREQLRRHGSIPALEAEVLAQNPHLRQVLTEAERLYAQPEVINEISFAPKTCVEQHVLMCGDAAGLITPLCGNGMAMAMHGAALAAEHAHCYLGGQLTRPALEASYTRAWQRQFAGRLRVGRLVQRLFGGPRLTDAVVATLRHAPALVQGLMRQTHGAPF